A region of the Lycium ferocissimum isolate CSIRO_LF1 unplaced genomic scaffold, AGI_CSIRO_Lferr_CH_V1 ctg22679, whole genome shotgun sequence genome:
TAGAAATATACGATTAGATTAGACTCTCTTGTGACCGTATGAGTGATTGTAGCTATGTTGTTGCGTAGGTACTCGTTATGGAGCGAAGTATCAGGAAGCAGATTAAGAAGATGGAGGTGAGCCAACACAGCAAGTACTTCTGTGAGTTCTGCGGCAAGTACGGAGTCAAGCGAAAGGCTGTTGGTATCTGGGGATGCAAGGACTGTGGCAAGGTCAAGGCCGGTGGTGCCTACACCATGAACACCGCCAGTGCCGTCACCGTTAGAAGCACTATCAGGAGGTTGAGAGAGCAGATCgagggttaaaaaaaaatctacttttAATAACTTTTTGAGTTCTTTGTTTTTTGGATTTGTGTTTTGGAGTACTATTATGCTTGTGTCTTTGAAGACACAAAGACGTTGTTACATTTTGGCCGTTAATCAATGGTTTATTCGAGTTTGGATACTTTCTTTATTCTCTCAATTCTTGAATTTTTGCCTGCTAGTTTATACCTTGTTATAGTTTTACAATTTTGGACTGGTCCTTTTAGTGAATGCACTCATTTAACAAGCAAGAATCATCGTTTTACTAGGCTTGACAATGAGTACTAAACCTTAATCGGATTTGCTCAACCAATAAACAAGAATCAACAGATGATTAGACTTAAACATGTAAGATCATGTTGCTAATCATTATATAGAAGATCATTTAGAATCATCGTCTCTCTTCCAGTAAGTACACCAACTAAATGTAAGTTTCAGAACCTATTAACTGAATTGAACAATTTCTGAGTTTCAAAATAACCAAATAAGCTGAGAGAACATAAAAGACACCAAACAAcagggaaaacaaaaaaaatctaactaACTGGGGAAAAATATTTCGGAGTACAGATTGGTGTTCCCAACAATGTTTATTGCGATGATGAGTTTTCTTGGTACACTTGGTGAGATTCTTTCAAGATTCCAGTGACTGAATGGTGTGTGCCTCCACTTGAATCGCAACTACGTTTCAAATTGCTCACATCCGGATGCAAAAACCAAGCCACTAGATGTATCTATCATACAATAGTGGTGTGTATCATGGTTTGTGTTTAAACCCAAATATTCTTGGAACATACTTCTGAGTCGGTTTCTGCGGCTTTAAGTTCCCATATGTCATCAAGAATAAGTGAGGGAATGTGGTTCCAAAGTAAGCCCCATCAATATCTGCACAAGTCATTTAAGGGCAAACCACTAATAAGACATGATAACCACTAACATGTCTCACTGCAGCATTTATGCAAAATCTATTAAGTTGAGATCAATTCAAATGAAGCAAAAGCACAGAGAAAAAGGATACTGCCTTGGAACTTAGATCGAGGGTAAGATATATCTTCGCATTTGGGGCAGTATATCTTCACAGTACTCGATCTTGGGATATCAGACTGTCCAACAGGAAGACAAGATTGTCCGCAACAGAAAACTCTCGGGCATCTCCGAAGTCACAGTTCTTGTACTTCTCAGTCTACATAGAGAAAGCCAAATAAGCAAAAAGTATGAAATCAAAAAGGACTAAAACTAACACTAAACAAAGAGTTACAACACTAACCATTGCAGCCATTCCTTTAGTAGTCAAAATATAACGAACATGAATAAGTCTATATAGCATCTCCGCAGTTGATTCCACAAGTTCATTCTGTTCTTCAGTAAACATGTCGCCTAAACAAGATAAACAAACATTACAGaccaaaaaaaagttttcagACAAGAACATAACAAAGTCACTTACTGTTTGAAGACTCAACATCTAGAATGAGATCAAGCGCATAGTCATAGTAAGGAACTTGACCACTTAACCCACAAAGATTGAAATCATCTTGTATATAATCCTCATCCACTTCACAGAAGAAATCATTCCCTCTCAAGTTACAAAACCACGAGATCCACGATGTCTCTTCATCACCCTCCGATCCACTCACATCCGAACCTTCTTCACTGTCCGTTTCAGACTCCACtgccaaaaaaaaaggattcGATTCAGACAATGCAAATTAACTACACAAACACACAAAGATGTGAAAAGAGAACAAACCAAGCTGAGGTTTAGCAGTGAGGCGAAAGCTCTGAGGAATTGGAAGGTGAAGATTTCTCTAGCTTCTTGGTGAGGCGTCGTTGATTCGTTTTCGATCAACTGCTCCGCCGAGGATCTCCGATCTCGACGATCCACCACTACGTTCCTTGTACATATTTCGAGGTTCGACTCTCTCAAAAGTCTCGAGACTTTCTCAAGGTTAGAGAGAGAGACGGAGAAAGCTAGggttttcctcttttcttttaatttgatttaaattttttaaatttaaatgatTCTGGTCACAGAGTGGAGAGGACAGGACATAGGAGATGTAAAGATAGTTTCCTCTTCTCCActgtttgttttttttcctttgtttttctatAATGGGCTTATACGCATTATTAGAATGGGCCCAGCATTAGTCTAATTGAATATTTCCAATATAATACACGATATCTAGATCCAAACATGATTTTGGATCTAAGAATAGCTTTTTGCAAAACGGAGTCTTTGTCGGAGAAACTACATTCCACCGACTTTTGACGATTCACGAGTTATAGATTTTCGTAAGTTTTAACTTACATAATGCATTAAACTTCCAAAAGATGTAATAATTGAATGTCTAATCACACGAACTAAAGGAAAAGGCAATTTACACGGGTCGGCTGTAGCTCAGCCATACTGGTCAATGGTATTGGCCCACGCCTCATGAAAATGTCGCCCCATGAGACCAGATATAGCACTTATTATGTTTTTGATAGAGGTCATTCTATTAAAAGTATATAGCACTTATTATATGTTAACTAAACTTTTGTAAGACAATATTATACT
Encoded here:
- the LOC132043297 gene encoding LOW QUALITY PROTEIN: large ribosomal subunit protein eL43y-like (The sequence of the model RefSeq protein was modified relative to this genomic sequence to represent the inferred CDS: deleted 1 base in 1 codon), producing the protein MAKVEKIQRTQRFGLGKRVGWAKRTKKVGIVGKYGTRYGASIRKQIKKMEVSQHSKYFCEFCGKYGVKRKAVGIWGCKDCGKVKAGGAYTMNTASAVTVRSTIRRLREQIEG